The region TCATCAGAATCGGACGCAGACGCAGACGCACCGCATGCAAGGTCGCGTCCAGCAGCGACATGCCCGATTCCTGCATTTCCTTGGCAAACTCAACGATCAGAATCGCATTCTTCGCCGACAGGCCCACCACCGTGAGCAAGCCCACCTGGAAGTACACGTCGTTCGACAGGCCGAAGAACCAGGTGCCCAGCACGGCGCCGATCACGCCCAGCGGTACCACCAGCAGCACGGAGAACGGAATCGACCAGCTTTCATACAGCGCGGCCAGGCACAGGAACACGATCAGCAGCGACAGCGCATACAGCTGCGGCGTCTGCGAACCGGATTCGCGCTCTTCCAGCGACACGCCGGTCCAGCTGAAGCCGATGCCAGGCGGCAGCTTGGCGACCATTTCTTCCATCGCATTCATGGCGGCGCCCGTGCTCTGGCCCGGCGCCGGCGTACCCAGGATCTCTACCGACGGCAAGCCGTTGTAGCGTTCCAGGCGTGGCGAGGCGTAAATCCACTTGCCGGTGGCGAAGGCCGAGAACGGCACCATCTGGCCAGCGGTATTGCGCACGAACCACTTGTTCAAATCTTCCGGCAGCATGCGCGAACTGGCGTCGCCCTGGATGAACACTTTCTTCACGCGGCCACGGTCGAGGAAGTCGTTCACATACGAACTACCCCAGCCGACGCTCAGCACGCGGTTGATTTCCGAGATCTGCAAGCCCAGCGCGGTAGCTTTTTGCTGGTCGATGTCGATCTTGTACTGCGGCGTATCTTCCTGGCCGTTCGGGCGTACGCCGACCATGGCCGGATTCTGCGACGCCATGCCCAGCAACTGGTTACGCGCCGCCATCAGGGCGTCATGGCCGACACCGCCGATATCCTGCAGCTGCATGTCGAAACCGGTGGCGTTACCCAGTTCCAGCACGGCAGGCGGTGCAAACGTAAACACCATCGCATCCTTGATCTGCAACAACTTGCCCATGGCGCGACCGGCCACGGCCGGCGCTTTTTGCGCCACATCCTTGCGCAGCGACCAGTCTTTCAGGCGCACGAAGGCGATACCCGTATTCTGGCCGTTACCGCCGAAGCTGAAACCTGCCACGGCAAACACGGAAGCGACGTTGTCTTTCTCGCTGTTCATGAAGTGGTCTTCGACCTGTTCGATCACTTTCAGGGTGCGCTCTTGCGTGGCGCCCGTCGGCAATTGAATCTGCGTAAACAGGATGCCCTGGTCTTCTTCCGGCAGGAAGGAGGTCGGCAGGCGCATGAAGACGAACACCAGGCCGGCCAGCAACAGCACGTACAACAGCATCGAACGGGCGCGGTGGCGGATCATGCTGCCGACCAGGCCCTGGTATTTGTTGCTGCTGCTGTCGAAGCTGCGGTTGAACCAGCCGAAGAAACCCTTATTGGTCGCGTGATGGCCTTTTTCGACCGGTTTGAGCAAGGTGGCGCACAGGGCTGGCGTAAACACCAGCGCGACGATGACGGACAACACCATTGACGAGACAATCGTGATCGAGAACTGGCGGTAAATCACGCCCGTCGAACCGCCGAAGAAGGCCATCGGCACGAACACGGCCGACAGCACCATGGCGATACCGACCAGCGCGCCCGTGATCTGCGTCATGGACTTGCGCGTCGCTTCCAGCGGCGACAAGCCCTCTTCGCTCATCACGCGCTCGACGTTTTCCACCACCACGATCGCATCATCGACCAGCAAGCCGATGGCCAGCACCATGGCGAACATGGTGAGCGTATTGATCGAATAGCCGAACGCGTTCAGGATGCCGAAGGTACCGAGCAGCACGACCGGCACGGCCATGGTCGGGATCAGGGTGGCGCGGAAGTTCTGCAGGAACAGATACATCACCAGGAACACCAGGATGACGGCTTCGACCAGGGTCTTGACCACTTCTT is a window of Janthinobacterium rivuli DNA encoding:
- a CDS encoding efflux RND transporter permease subunit, whose protein sequence is MARFFIDRPIFAWVVAIVIMLAGVISILSLPIAQYPSIAPPSISISGSYPGASAKTVEDAVTQVIEQKMKGIDGLRYMSSSSDATGGISITLTFTSGTNPDIAQVQVQNKLQLATPLLPTAVTQQGLVVSKATKNFLMVFGFISENGKMDQTDLSDYVAANVVDPLSRVPGVGDVTLFGSQYAMRIWLNPAKLQSFNLTPADVITAVQAQNAEVSAGELGGTPSIKGQQLNATVSAQSRLQTVEQFGAILLKTTTDGAMVHLKDVASMELGRENYNTVARYNGHAATGVAIKLATGANALDTANAAKAMLGNLSKQFPEGMSYQVAFDTTPFVKLSIEEVVKTLVEAVILVFLVMYLFLQNFRATLIPTMAVPVVLLGTFGILNAFGYSINTLTMFAMVLAIGLLVDDAIVVVENVERVMSEEGLSPLEATRKSMTQITGALVGIAMVLSAVFVPMAFFGGSTGVIYRQFSITIVSSMVLSVIVALVFTPALCATLLKPVEKGHHATNKGFFGWFNRSFDSSSNKYQGLVGSMIRHRARSMLLYVLLLAGLVFVFMRLPTSFLPEEDQGILFTQIQLPTGATQERTLKVIEQVEDHFMNSEKDNVASVFAVAGFSFGGNGQNTGIAFVRLKDWSLRKDVAQKAPAVAGRAMGKLLQIKDAMVFTFAPPAVLELGNATGFDMQLQDIGGVGHDALMAARNQLLGMASQNPAMVGVRPNGQEDTPQYKIDIDQQKATALGLQISEINRVLSVGWGSSYVNDFLDRGRVKKVFIQGDASSRMLPEDLNKWFVRNTAGQMVPFSAFATGKWIYASPRLERYNGLPSVEILGTPAPGQSTGAAMNAMEEMVAKLPPGIGFSWTGVSLEERESGSQTPQLYALSLLIVFLCLAALYESWSIPFSVLLVVPLGVIGAVLGTWFFGLSNDVYFQVGLLTVVGLSAKNAILIVEFAKEMQESGMSLLDATLHAVRLRLRPILMTSIAFGLGVLPLAISSGAGSGSQNAIGIGVLGGMLTATFLGIFFVPVFFVLVRGFFSKPDAPATPATPGSPAVTLSKDAH